A single region of the Neisseriaceae bacterium genome encodes:
- a CDS encoding integration host factor subunit alpha, with product MTTLTKAELSDILVEKIPKLNRNDAKVLVELFFEEIKKALVSGEEVKISGFGNFQLRDKNQRPGRNPKTGQEVEISARRVVTFHSSQKLKAMIEH from the coding sequence ATGACAACATTAACTAAAGCGGAATTATCAGATATTTTAGTAGAAAAAATTCCGAAATTAAATCGTAATGATGCCAAAGTTTTAGTCGAATTATTTTTTGAAGAAATAAAAAAGGCTTTAGTTTCCGGCGAAGAAGTAAAGATCTCTGGCTTTGGAAATTTCCAACTACGGGATAAAAATCAACGCCCAGGGAGAAATCCTAAAACTGGACAAGAGGTTGAAATTAGTGCTCGCAGAGTTGTTACCTTCCATTCTAGTCAAAAATTAAAAGCAATGATTGAACATTAA
- a CDS encoding phenylalanine--tRNA ligase subunit beta, with translation MKFSFEWLKTWVKTELDANQLAHLLTMSGLEVEEITKVAPEFSKVIIAQVITIKKHPNADRLNITQVDIGKDKPIQIVCGATNVKPGIKVPCALPGAILPGDFKIKPTIMRGENSDGMLCSAQELGLPETEGLMILPDNAPIGVNIRDYLHLDDDILEIKSTPNRADCLSIKGIAREVVALTNAPFTPIEICGCQEDKTITFPTSIQSPDACGKLITRVIKNVNPNIGTPLWMQERLERSGIRSINFLVDVGNYVMLELGQPLHIFDLDKLQNKLIARFATSDEELLCLNDKQVSLDEKTLVIADDSAPLSIAGLMGGKNSSVSGKTNNILIESAFFYPDVIAGKSRQYGFSSESSFRFERGVDYQLQEDSINRATELILSLAGGQAGTLNIANGNLPDSRQISVRKTRAEKLLGITLDNQQIQVGLRQLGLNPIPQKDGFIVTSPSFRFDINIEVDIIEEIARLYGYENIKPKVTSGKLLMLKQADCCLNKEQIFDKISHLGYQEVVNYSFVDETWEIDFANNTTPIRIINPIASQMNVMRSTLIGSLINNLIANLNRKQSRIRLFELAKIFKKNGSDLIQQDYIAALAYGYSLPEQWGISYQKVDFFDVKNDLMQILNNISVTFVASNIPGLHPGKSANILRDDQSVIGSIGELHPRLVQKYDLPSAPIVFELAYDAISQPHKIRCSPISKYQPVHRDLAFIVPENVTAQELLSTLNSTKIPALKSVKIFDLYRGGNIPHNHKGLAIKIIFQDNEKTLKDHEIDKLMQILINQVKPLGVNLR, from the coding sequence ATGAAATTTTCTTTTGAATGGTTAAAGACTTGGGTTAAGACTGAACTAGATGCCAATCAATTAGCTCATTTATTAACCATGTCCGGATTAGAAGTTGAAGAAATCACTAAAGTAGCACCAGAGTTTTCGAAGGTAATTATTGCACAAGTCATAACCATTAAAAAACATCCCAATGCTGATCGACTTAATATTACCCAAGTTGATATTGGAAAAGATAAACCGATTCAAATCGTTTGTGGTGCAACAAATGTCAAACCAGGTATTAAAGTTCCTTGTGCATTACCTGGGGCAATATTACCTGGTGATTTCAAAATTAAACCTACAATAATGAGAGGTGAAAATTCTGATGGCATGCTTTGCTCAGCTCAAGAATTAGGCTTGCCAGAAACCGAGGGTTTAATGATTCTGCCTGATAATGCGCCAATTGGGGTTAATATTAGAGATTATTTGCATCTGGATGATGATATTTTAGAAATTAAAAGCACCCCTAATCGTGCCGATTGTTTGTCCATTAAAGGGATTGCTCGAGAAGTAGTTGCATTAACCAATGCGCCTTTTACACCAATTGAAATATGTGGCTGTCAAGAAGATAAAACAATTACTTTCCCCACTTCAATCCAATCTCCCGATGCCTGTGGAAAATTAATAACGCGTGTCATCAAAAATGTCAATCCTAATATAGGTACTCCTCTTTGGATGCAAGAAAGATTAGAACGTTCTGGTATTAGAAGTATAAATTTCTTAGTAGACGTAGGTAATTACGTTATGTTGGAACTGGGGCAGCCATTACATATATTTGATTTAGATAAATTACAAAATAAACTTATCGCACGCTTTGCTACTAGTGATGAAGAACTGCTGTGCCTTAATGACAAACAGGTTTCACTCGATGAAAAAACTTTAGTTATTGCTGATGACAGTGCCCCCTTAAGTATCGCAGGATTAATGGGTGGAAAAAATTCCTCTGTATCAGGAAAAACCAATAATATCCTCATAGAATCTGCCTTTTTTTACCCTGATGTTATTGCTGGTAAATCAAGACAGTACGGATTTTCATCAGAATCTTCCTTCCGATTTGAAAGAGGTGTTGATTATCAACTACAAGAAGATTCAATTAATAGAGCAACTGAATTAATTCTATCATTGGCTGGAGGTCAAGCGGGTACATTAAATATTGCTAATGGAAATTTACCTGATAGTAGACAAATTTCAGTTCGCAAAACACGTGCAGAAAAATTATTAGGTATTACTCTAGATAATCAACAAATACAAGTAGGATTAAGGCAATTAGGACTTAATCCTATTCCTCAAAAAGATGGATTTATAGTGACTTCTCCTAGTTTTAGATTTGATATTAATATCGAGGTCGACATTATTGAAGAAATTGCTAGGCTATATGGTTATGAGAATATCAAACCTAAAGTGACCAGTGGAAAGCTTTTAATGTTAAAACAGGCAGATTGCTGCTTAAATAAAGAACAAATTTTTGATAAAATTTCCCATCTTGGTTATCAAGAAGTGGTCAATTATTCTTTTGTAGATGAAACATGGGAAATTGATTTTGCAAATAATACAACCCCTATTCGGATTATTAATCCCATTGCTAGCCAAATGAATGTCATGAGATCTACACTCATTGGAAGTTTAATTAATAACTTAATTGCTAACCTTAATAGAAAACAATCCCGGATACGTTTATTTGAACTGGCTAAAATATTTAAAAAGAATGGTTCAGATTTAATACAACAAGATTATATTGCCGCTCTGGCATATGGGTATTCGTTACCCGAACAATGGGGTATATCTTACCAAAAGGTAGACTTTTTTGATGTTAAAAATGATTTAATGCAAATTTTAAATAATATTTCAGTTACTTTTGTTGCTAGCAATATTCCCGGGTTACATCCAGGAAAATCAGCAAATATTCTACGTGACGATCAATCTGTGATAGGATCTATTGGGGAGTTGCATCCCAGATTAGTACAAAAATATGATTTACCGAGTGCACCTATAGTATTTGAATTAGCATATGATGCTATTTCTCAACCACATAAAATAAGATGTAGCCCAATTTCCAAGTACCAACCAGTGCACCGAGATTTGGCTTTTATTGTTCCTGAAAATGTTACTGCTCAAGAACTACTATCCACATTAAATTCAACAAAAATTCCAGCTTTAAAAAGTGTAAAAATTTTTGATTTGTACAGAGGTGGCAATATACCACACAATCATAAAGGTTTAGCAATAAAAATCATTTTTCAAGACAATGAAAAAACCTTAAAAGACCATGAAATTGATAAACTTATGCAGATACTGATCAATCAAGTCAAACCCTTGGGTGTGAATTTACGCTAA
- the pheS gene encoding phenylalanine--tRNA ligase subunit alpha yields MDKKAIELLVAEGLKEIRQTNDFNQLEIIKAKYLGKTGSLNTFLKMLGSLSPELRKEVGSFINTQKNIFQSSYSEKKNELETQQLEDKLKSETIDVTLDGRGQAMAGLHPITLTKNRMVSLFQTLGFEVADGPEIEEDYYCFEALNIPKNHPARAMQDTFYIEDNKVLRPHTSPIQIHYMLEKKNPPIRIIAPGRTYRVDSDATHSPMFHQLEGLWVDEDVSFVDLKSIFTTFLQTFFEREDLVVRFRPSFFPFTEPSAEIDIQWDKGWLEVGGCGMVHPNVLKNVNIDSEKYTGFAFGLGIDRYAMLRYGIHDLRLFFENDLNFLKQFN; encoded by the coding sequence ATGGATAAAAAAGCCATTGAATTATTGGTTGCCGAGGGTCTCAAAGAAATTAGACAAACAAATGATTTCAATCAGCTTGAAATAATCAAGGCAAAATATTTAGGAAAAACAGGATCTCTAAATACTTTTTTGAAAATGTTAGGTAGTCTCTCTCCTGAATTAAGAAAAGAAGTTGGTAGTTTTATTAACACTCAAAAAAATATTTTTCAATCATCTTATTCTGAAAAGAAAAATGAATTAGAAACACAACAACTGGAAGATAAGTTAAAAAGTGAAACGATAGATGTTACTTTGGATGGTAGAGGACAAGCCATGGCTGGTTTGCATCCTATCACATTAACTAAGAATCGTATGGTCTCCCTATTTCAAACACTAGGATTTGAAGTTGCTGATGGCCCAGAAATAGAAGAAGATTATTACTGTTTTGAGGCTCTAAATATTCCTAAAAATCATCCAGCTAGAGCAATGCAAGATACTTTTTACATTGAAGATAATAAAGTTCTACGGCCTCATACATCTCCTATACAAATACATTACATGTTAGAGAAAAAAAATCCTCCTATTCGCATTATTGCACCAGGAAGAACCTATCGTGTTGATTCAGATGCTACTCATTCGCCGATGTTTCATCAATTAGAGGGTCTATGGGTTGATGAAGATGTCTCTTTTGTCGATTTAAAATCTATATTCACCACCTTCTTACAAACATTCTTTGAAAGAGAAGATTTAGTAGTTCGCTTTCGTCCATCTTTTTTCCCTTTTACTGAACCTTCTGCAGAAATAGATATTCAATGGGATAAAGGTTGGCTTGAGGTTGGTGGCTGTGGCATGGTGCACCCTAATGTACTAAAGAATGTCAATATTGATTCTGAAAAATATACGGGTTTTGCTTTTGGTTTAGGCATTGATCGTTATGCTATGTTACGTTATGGGATACATGATTTAAGACTGTTTTTTGAAAATGATCTTAATTTTTTAAAACAATTCAATTGA
- the rplT gene encoding 50S ribosomal protein L20, whose protein sequence is MPRVKSGVTAHARHKKIIKQAKGYRGRRKNVYRIAKQAVMKAGQYSYRDRRQRKRQFRQLWIIRINAAAKINGMTYSRLIDGLKKASIEIDRKVLADLAVHNKEAFAQLAETAKKSLA, encoded by the coding sequence ATGCCTCGCGTAAAAAGTGGCGTAACTGCCCATGCTCGACATAAAAAGATTATTAAACAAGCAAAAGGTTATCGTGGCCGTAGGAAGAATGTTTATCGTATAGCAAAACAAGCTGTCATGAAGGCAGGTCAATATTCTTACCGTGACAGGCGTCAAAGAAAACGACAATTTCGTCAATTGTGGATTATTCGTATTAATGCAGCAGCTAAAATAAACGGAATGACATACAGTCGCTTAATTGATGGCTTAAAAAAAGCCTCTATAGAAATTGATCGTAAAGTACTTGCAGACTTGGCTGTGCATAACAAAGAAGCATTTGCTCAATTAGCTGAAACTGCTAAAAAAAGCCTAGCCTAA
- the rpmI gene encoding 50S ribosomal protein L35, whose translation MPKMKSKSGAKKRFKVLGNGKVKRASAFKRHILTKKSTKTKRQLRRAKLVHSNDKFSISQMLPYSK comes from the coding sequence ATGCCTAAAATGAAATCTAAGTCGGGTGCTAAAAAGCGCTTCAAGGTACTGGGAAATGGGAAAGTGAAACGGGCGAGTGCCTTTAAACGTCATATTTTAACCAAGAAAAGTACTAAAACTAAACGTCAATTACGCCGTGCCAAGCTAGTACACAGCAATGACAAATTTTCTATTTCTCAAATGTTACCATATTCTAAATAA
- a CDS encoding anthranilate/aminodeoxychorismate synthase component II (TrpG; with TrpE catalyzes the formation of anthranilate and glutamate from chorismate and glutamine; TrpG provides the glutamine amidotransferase activity) yields MLLLIDNYDSFTYNIVQYLSELGQDVLVKRNDEVSCNEIEKLMPNYIVIGPGPCSPKEAGISVECIQKFTNKIPMLGICLGHQSIGEAFGGKTIRAKEIMHGKNSWVYHNNIGIFEDIPNPVNCTRYHSLVTDRDFLPECLEVTAWTEDGEIMGIRHRISAVEGVQFHPEALLTEHGYRMLNNFLIQHN; encoded by the coding sequence ATGCTATTACTTATCGATAACTATGACAGTTTTACTTACAATATTGTTCAGTATTTATCAGAGTTAGGACAAGATGTGTTGGTCAAGAGAAATGACGAAGTTAGCTGTAATGAGATAGAAAAACTTATGCCGAATTATATTGTTATCGGCCCAGGACCATGTTCACCTAAGGAGGCAGGTATATCAGTTGAATGCATTCAAAAATTTACTAATAAAATTCCTATGTTAGGTATTTGCTTAGGTCATCAGAGTATTGGTGAAGCATTTGGTGGAAAAACTATTCGAGCAAAAGAAATTATGCATGGAAAGAATTCATGGGTTTATCACAATAATATTGGTATTTTTGAAGATATCCCTAATCCAGTAAATTGTACAAGATACCATAGTTTGGTTACAGATAGAGATTTTTTACCCGAATGTTTGGAAGTCACAGCATGGACAGAAGATGGGGAGATTATGGGCATTAGACATAGAATATCGGCGGTAGAGGGTGTCCAATTTCATCCAGAGGCATTGCTGACAGAACATGGATATCGTATGTTAAATAATTTTTTGATTCAGCATAATTAA
- the trpD gene encoding anthranilate phosphoribosyltransferase, with protein sequence MIAPPEALNRLLNNNEILYDEMTYLMREIMSGRMAPEMVAALLIGLRMKVETVSEITAAVNVLKEFYLAVPILDPDHTIDIVGTGGDGIKTFNISTTAMFVVAAAGAKIAKHGGKAVSSASGAADAIEAMGVNIYLSPEQIAESIEKTNIGFMYAPQHNQAMRHVAPVRRILGVRTIFNILGPLTNPANTKNQLLGVFHEDLLGICSNVGRQMGLKRMLVVYGSDGMDEITITGTTQIAELNNGKITRYEIHPEDFGISVSQDLSPIQAFSSVESLQKMDEVLAGEKGPSRDIVLLNAAAALYCVGLTDNIQEGVEIAQEAIDSKKAQQKKQEFIQFTNQIV encoded by the coding sequence ATGATTGCTCCGCCTGAAGCACTTAATAGATTATTAAATAATAATGAGATCTTATATGATGAGATGACTTATTTGATGCGTGAAATTATGAGCGGTAGGATGGCACCAGAAATGGTTGCTGCTTTGCTTATTGGATTACGAATGAAAGTAGAAACAGTTTCAGAAATTACTGCAGCTGTTAATGTGTTAAAAGAATTTTATTTAGCAGTACCAATTCTTGATCCAGATCACACCATTGATATCGTAGGAACAGGTGGTGATGGAATCAAAACATTTAATATTTCTACTACTGCGATGTTTGTTGTGGCAGCAGCAGGTGCTAAGATTGCCAAACATGGTGGTAAAGCAGTAAGTTCTGCTAGTGGTGCTGCCGATGCAATTGAAGCTATGGGGGTGAATATTTATTTATCTCCGGAGCAAATTGCGGAAAGTATTGAAAAGACTAATATTGGATTTATGTATGCTCCACAGCACAATCAAGCAATGAGGCATGTGGCACCTGTACGGAGAATCCTAGGTGTGAGAACTATTTTTAATATCTTAGGACCATTAACTAATCCAGCAAATACTAAGAATCAACTGTTAGGTGTATTTCACGAAGATTTATTGGGAATTTGTTCTAATGTAGGAAGGCAGATGGGGCTTAAGCGTATGTTAGTGGTATATGGCTCAGATGGAATGGACGAAATTACTATTACAGGGACAACACAGATAGCAGAGTTAAATAATGGAAAAATTACACGTTATGAGATTCATCCAGAGGATTTTGGAATCTCAGTAAGTCAAGATTTATCACCCATTCAAGCTTTTTCATCTGTGGAATCATTACAAAAAATGGATGAGGTTTTGGCAGGAGAAAAAGGCCCGTCTCGAGATATTGTACTATTAAATGCAGCAGCTGCTTTATATTGTGTTGGTTTGACTGATAACATTCAGGAAGGGGTGGAAATAGCACAAGAAGCAATTGATTCAAAAAAAGCGCAACAAAAAAAACAAGAATTTATTCAATTTACTAATCAAATAGTGTAA
- a CDS encoding phosphomannomutase/phosphoglucomutase (catalyzes the interconversion of alpha-D-mannose 1-phosphate to alpha-D-mannose 6-phosphate and alpha-D-glucose 1-phosphate to alpha-D-glucose 6-phosphate): MTSNISKDIFKAYDIRGIVNETLTKDAIIGIAKAYATKAVKRQVTDVVVGRDGRLSGKEIVDLLIETLIRCGLNVIDIGQVATPMLYFAAHQWTNGSGIMITGSHNPSEYNGFKMMLAGETLFGDTIKSLFEIICSGQYFITKNQGKLKQQDISKLYQDAISQDVQLKRPMKVIVDAGNGIAGQYVGALYRAIGCDLIELFCDVDGTFPNHHPDPAKPENLQDIKLKLQNSDAQIGLAFDGDGDRLGVVTKDGNIIYPDRLLMLFSEDILSRNKNASIIYDVKCTRLLAPWIISRGGNPIISKTGHSYIKASMKHHNALLAGEMSGHIFFQERWFGFDDGLYAGARLLEVLSCYENPSAFLNSLPNAISTPEINIPMQKEGQNHELIRQIQLQAKFKNTKKIIDIDGLRVEYADGFGLIRASNTTPVLVLRFEADNEVAVERIQNEFRMVLQAFSNLTF, translated from the coding sequence ATGACAAGTAATATTTCTAAAGATATTTTTAAAGCTTATGATATTAGAGGTATTGTTAATGAAACTTTAACAAAGGATGCTATTATTGGCATTGCTAAGGCCTATGCTACCAAAGCAGTTAAGAGACAAGTCACGGATGTGGTGGTTGGTAGGGATGGTCGATTGTCTGGAAAGGAAATTGTTGATTTACTCATTGAGACCTTAATTCGATGTGGGTTGAATGTTATTGATATCGGACAAGTTGCAACACCAATGCTTTATTTTGCTGCACATCAATGGACAAATGGTTCTGGAATAATGATTACGGGGAGTCATAACCCTTCTGAATATAATGGTTTTAAAATGATGTTAGCAGGGGAGACATTATTTGGAGATACTATAAAATCTTTATTTGAAATTATTTGCTCTGGACAGTATTTTATCACTAAAAATCAGGGAAAGTTAAAACAACAGGATATCAGTAAGTTATATCAAGATGCCATTAGTCAAGACGTCCAATTAAAACGTCCAATGAAAGTTATCGTTGATGCAGGTAATGGTATTGCTGGTCAATATGTAGGGGCGTTATATCGAGCAATTGGTTGTGATTTAATAGAGTTATTTTGTGATGTGGATGGGACTTTTCCAAATCATCATCCAGATCCTGCTAAACCTGAGAACTTACAAGATATTAAATTAAAACTACAAAATTCTGATGCACAAATTGGTTTGGCTTTTGATGGTGATGGGGATAGATTGGGTGTAGTGACTAAGGATGGAAATATCATATATCCTGATCGGTTGCTTATGCTTTTTTCTGAAGATATTTTGTCTAGAAATAAAAACGCCTCTATTATTTATGATGTGAAATGTACACGTTTATTAGCACCGTGGATTATATCTAGAGGAGGCAACCCTATTATCAGTAAAACAGGTCACAGCTATATTAAGGCATCAATGAAACATCATAATGCTTTGTTAGCAGGAGAAATGAGTGGGCATATATTTTTTCAAGAGAGGTGGTTTGGATTTGATGATGGGTTATATGCAGGCGCTAGGTTGTTAGAAGTACTTTCTTGTTATGAAAATCCTAGTGCGTTTCTGAATTCACTTCCTAATGCTATTTCCACTCCTGAAATCAATATTCCGATGCAGAAAGAAGGGCAGAATCATGAATTAATTAGACAAATACAATTGCAGGCGAAATTCAAAAATACAAAAAAGATTATAGATATAGATGGATTGAGAGTAGAGTATGCAGATGGATTTGGTTTGATTCGTGCATCTAATACAACGCCAGTTTTAGTTTTAAGGTTTGAAGCTGATAATGAAGTGGCTGTTGAACGAATTCAGAATGAATTTAGAATGGTTCTGCAGGCGTTTTCAAATTTAACGTTTTAG
- a CDS encoding Spx/MgsR family RNA polymerase-binding regulatory protein, producing the protein MSISIITIYGIANCSSVKKTRVYFDKNHIKYVFINFYQDIPSTGLLDKWINKLSLSQLINKKSITWRQLDNDMKQLIENNQSVISILRDNITLIKRPVIQWADGSVTVGYDEILFQQKNNQ; encoded by the coding sequence ATGAGTATATCAATTATTACTATATATGGAATTGCAAATTGTAGTTCAGTCAAAAAGACAAGGGTTTACTTTGATAAAAATCATATCAAATATGTTTTCATTAATTTTTATCAAGACATTCCAAGTACTGGTTTACTTGACAAATGGATAAATAAGTTGAGTTTGAGTCAGTTGATTAATAAAAAAAGTATTACTTGGCGTCAATTAGACAATGATATGAAACAGTTAATTGAAAATAACCAAAGTGTTATCTCTATTTTGAGAGATAATATTACTTTAATCAAAAGACCTGTTATTCAATGGGCGGATGGTTCAGTTACTGTAGGTTACGATGAAATACTCTTTCAACAAAAAAATAATCAATAA
- a CDS encoding peptidoglycan DD-metalloendopeptidase family protein produces the protein MSRSRDVTLLILDDGETKEVKVRRGIVKNFNLIVMGTALFIVGLVITLFFFIYNYSYTQFVAMENQKLLIKNYELSQQIVSLNDSIENELGDRIDELDKANVLVDSIKKYLKNRGVSIENKLTELAEEESLKDKWLVSASNRTDTNNKTRGIYNHKQLSYLYDTLTKIPLGFAHIGRITSPFGYRTHPITKQRGSLHSGIDIAGVTGAPVKATADGIVTFAGTSGGYGRTVKIKHGYGYSTAYAHLSKIQVRNNQTVKAGDIIGNVGNSGLSTGSHLHYEIRYNDEPINPNPYLSLGN, from the coding sequence ATGTCTAGGTCTAGAGATGTTACATTATTAATTTTAGATGATGGGGAAACAAAGGAAGTTAAAGTAAGACGTGGAATTGTTAAAAATTTCAATCTTATCGTGATGGGAACTGCTCTGTTTATAGTTGGATTGGTTATCACCTTATTTTTCTTCATATATAATTATAGCTATACTCAATTTGTTGCCATGGAAAATCAGAAATTGCTTATTAAAAATTATGAGCTCAGCCAACAAATTGTTTCCTTAAATGATTCTATCGAAAATGAGCTAGGTGATCGTATCGATGAGTTAGATAAAGCTAATGTACTTGTTGACTCAATCAAAAAATATCTCAAAAATAGAGGTGTTAGTATTGAGAATAAACTAACTGAATTAGCGGAGGAGGAGTCTTTAAAAGATAAATGGCTTGTATCTGCCAGTAATAGAACCGATACTAACAATAAAACCAGAGGCATTTATAATCATAAACAGCTTTCGTATCTGTACGATACACTTACGAAAATACCCTTAGGTTTTGCTCATATTGGTCGTATTACGTCGCCTTTTGGCTACCGAACCCACCCTATTACCAAACAAAGGGGTTCTTTGCATTCTGGCATAGATATCGCAGGAGTGACGGGAGCACCTGTTAAGGCAACAGCAGATGGCATTGTAACATTTGCAGGCACAAGTGGTGGCTATGGTCGTACAGTTAAAATTAAACATGGTTACGGCTACTCGACTGCTTATGCACATTTATCAAAAATACAGGTTAGAAATAATCAAACTGTTAAAGCCGGTGATATCATTGGAAACGTGGGTAATTCAGGACTTTCTACAGGTTCTCACTTACACTACGAAATCCGTTACAATGATGAACCGATCAATCCCAACCCATATCTATCACTAGGAAATTAA
- the lolD gene encoding lipoprotein-releasing ABC transporter ATP-binding protein LolD, which translates to MNNTVIIECQNISKTYQDGHLNTEVIKNLNLTIHAEESIAIIGASGSGKSTLLQLMGGLDYQTSGTIRIMGSDILSLNQTELGLWRNQNLGFIYQFHHLLPEFTALENVMMPLLIANIPTKIAQNKALQVLKQVNLENRIDHKPSQLSGGEKQRVSVARAIANNPACLLADEPTGNLDKKNAQNIISLLLELKNQLNLSFVVVTHDEGLITHFDRTLVMSDGQLSPIE; encoded by the coding sequence ATGAATAATACAGTTATTATTGAATGTCAGAATATTAGTAAAACTTATCAAGATGGCCACCTGAATACTGAAGTCATAAAAAATTTGAATCTAACTATCCACGCTGAGGAAAGTATTGCTATTATTGGAGCTTCTGGTAGTGGTAAATCAACTTTATTACAGCTCATGGGTGGATTAGATTACCAAACATCAGGAACTATTAGAATCATGGGGAGTGATATTCTGTCACTCAACCAAACAGAATTAGGTTTATGGAGAAATCAAAATTTAGGATTTATCTATCAATTTCATCATTTGCTACCTGAATTCACAGCTTTAGAAAATGTAATGATGCCACTTTTAATAGCTAATATCCCTACCAAAATAGCTCAAAATAAAGCCCTACAAGTTCTAAAACAAGTAAATTTAGAAAACCGAATTGATCACAAACCAAGTCAACTATCCGGAGGTGAAAAACAAAGAGTATCAGTTGCTAGGGCAATTGCTAATAACCCCGCTTGCCTACTAGCAGACGAACCGACAGGTAATTTAGATAAAAAAAATGCGCAAAATATTATCTCTCTACTATTAGAACTAAAAAATCAGCTCAACCTATCTTTTGTGGTTGTCACCCATGATGAAGGATTGATTACACATTTTGACAGAACACTCGTCATGTCGGACGGACAGCTTTCCCCGATAGAATAA